A single region of the Lotus japonicus ecotype B-129 chromosome 4, LjGifu_v1.2 genome encodes:
- the LOC130710188 gene encoding UDP-glucose flavonoid 3-O-glucosyltransferase 7-like: protein MDEENTLKLYFIPYLAAGHMIPLCDIATLFASRGQHVTIITTPSNAQILRKSISDAVIHLHTVQFPSKQVGLPDGVETMTALTNLADSAKFYQAAMLLQGPIGDFVEQNPPDCIVGDFMMQWVGDLANRLQIPMLAFNGFSLFTVAAMESVRKHPFEAEPFVIPDFPHQITLRAIPEKSSTGFLEYLLEKELTSHGLIVNNFAELDGEEYIEHYERITGHKAWHLGPASLIRRTEQERAERGQNSVVSADELLSWLNSKPPNSVVYICFGSVCHYSDEQLYEIASAIEASGYGFIWVVPEKKGKEEESEEEKGKWLPKGFEERNREKGMIIRGWVPQVVILGHRAVGAFVTHCGWNSTVEAVSAGVPMITWPVVGEQFYNEKLITEVRGIGVEVGAEECCLMGFDKREKLVSRESIEKAVRRLMDGGDEGEQIRRRAQEYGEKARQAVEEGGSSHKNLTALIDDLKRLRVKP, encoded by the coding sequence ATGGATGAAGAAAATACACTGAAACTCTACTTCATTCCATACCTAGCAGCTGGTCACATGATCCCTCTGTGTGACATAGCCACACTCTTCGCCTCACGTGGCCAACACGTGACCATCATCACCACTCCCTCCAACGCCCAAATCCTTCGAAAATCCATCTCCGATGCCGTCATCCACCTCCACACCGTCCAATTCCCCTCCAAACAAGTTGGCCTCCCCGACGGCGTCGAAACCATGACCGCCCTCACTAACCTCGCTGACTCCGCCAAATTCTACCAAGCCGCCATGCTCCTCCAAGGACCAATCGGTGATTTCGTGGAGCAAAACCCACCCGACTGCATCGTCGGTGACTTCATGATGCAATGGGTTGGTGACCTCGCCAACAGGCTTCAGATCCCGATGCTTGCATTCAACGGCTTCTCCCTCTTCACCGTTGCGGCCATGGAGTCCGTTAGAAAACACCCCTTCGAAGCAGAGCCGTTTGTGATCCCGGATTTTCCTCATCAAATCACCCTGCGTGCGATACCAGAGAAATCCTCCACCGGGTTCTTGGAATATCTGCTGGAGAAAGAGCTCACAAGCCACGGGCTGATCGTGAACAACTTCGCCGAGCTCGACGGAGAAGAGTACATCGAGCACTACGAGAGAATCACCGGTCACAAGGCATGGCATCTTGGCCCTGCTTCTCTGATTCGCAGAACAGAGCAAGAGAGAGCAGAGAGGGGGCAGAACAGTGTGGTGAGTGCGGACGAGTTACTGAGCTGGCTCAACTCGAAGCCACCCAACTCGGTTGTCTACATCTGCTTTGGTAGCGTGTGTCATTACTCAGATGAACAGCTTTACGAGATTGCAAGTGCCATCGAAGCATCGGGCTATGGATTCATATGGGTGGTTCCTGAGAAGAAAGGGAAAGAGGAAGAGAGCGAAGAGGAGAAGGGAAAGTGGTTGCCGAAGGGGTTTGAAGAGAGGAATCGAGAGAAGGGGATGATTATCAGAGGTTGGGTTCCGCAGGTGGTTATACTAGGCCACCGTGCTGTGGGTGCGTTTGTGACCCATTGTGGGTGGAACTCGACAGTTGAGGCGGTTAGCGCGGGGGTTCCGATGATAACGTGGCCGGTGGTTGGGGAGCAATTTTACAATGAGAAGCTGATTACTGAGGTGCGGGGGATTGGGGTGGAGGTGGGTGCAGAGGAGTGTTGCCTGATGGGTTTTGATAAGAGGGAGAAATTGGTTAGCAGGGAGAGTATAGAGAAGGCTGTGAGGAGGTTGATGGACGGTGGTGATGAGGGGGAGCAGATCAGACGGCGCGCACAAGAGTATGGGGAAAAGGCTAGGCAGGCTGTTGAAGAAGGTGGCTCCTCCCACAAGAATTTGACTGCATTGATTGATGATCTTAAAAGATTGAGGGTTAAGCCTTAA
- the LOC130713318 gene encoding glycine-rich RNA-binding protein 1-like — MDGESWSRGRWVLLAGRFGGRSGCFGCRSGILVGSVFVVWLGSKQRLKEAEERRGTVLGQRSGGGEGGEKEGRSEEVDDEKEGGGRGGGGGAVGGGSFSGNGYGFSKLNS; from the coding sequence ATGGACGGGGAAAGCTGGTCCCGAGGCCGGTGGGTCTTGCTAGCTGGGAGATTTGGTGGCAGATCTGGATGTTTTGGTTGTAGATCTGGAATTCTTGTTGGCTCTGTTTTTGTGGTCTGGTTGGGCTCAAAACAAAGGTTGAAGGAGGCTGAGGAGAGGAGGGGCACAGTGTTGGGTCAGAGGAGCGGTGGAGGGGAAGGGGGAGAGAAAGAAGGACGATCTGAGGAGGTAGATGATGAGAAGGAGGGAGGAGGAAGAGGTGGCGGTGGAGGAGCAGTAGGCGGAGGCTCGTTCTCCGGCAATGGCTATGGTTTTTCCAAGTTGAACAGTTAG